In Massilia sp. METH4, the genomic window TTGTACGGTATCGCAAAGACGTTCGGCCCGCTCTACCTGGCTACGCTGATGATGCAGGTGGGGGCGACCCTGCTGATCACCTTCCTGGCCCTGCGCGCCAGCGGCGCCGGCGCGGACGACTTCCAGGTCGGCGCGCTGATGGCCGCGCACGCCCTCGGCATGGTCGGCGGAGCCGGCGTCGGCCGGCTGCTGATCGCGCGGCTCGGGCACGTGCGTGCCTATGTCGCCAGTGCCGGCATCATCCTGCTGGCCGTGCTGGGCCACGCCGCCAGCGCGGCCTTGCCGCTGTGGCTCGTGCTGCGCGTGATCGTGGGTGTGGCGACGATCTGCCAGTGGATGGTGCTGGAGAGCTGGCTGAACGACCGCGCCGACAGCCGGCAGCGCGGCACGGTGCTCGCCATCTACATGATCGCCACCTATGGCGGCATGATGCTGGGCCAGCTCGCGGTGGGGCTCGACGACGCGGCGGGCACCTATGCGTATCCCGCGGTGGCGCTGGCTTTCGTGCTGGCGCTCGTGCCGCTTGCCATCACGCGGGCGCAGCCGCCTTCGGCGACAGCCTCGCAGCGTGTTCCGCTCGGCTCTCTGGTGCGGGGCCTGGCACAACCGCTCGGCACGGTGTTCGTGTCGGGCACGCTGAATGGTTCCTTCTTCGGCCTGGCCGCCCTCTATGCGGCCCACCAGGGCATGGATGCGGCGGCCGTCGGCCGCTATCTTGCGTTCACCGTCGTGGCCGGCCTGCTGGCGCAGCTGCCGCTGGGCTGGCTGTCGGACCGCGTCTGCCGGGTCACGCTGATCCGGGGCATCGCCGTGGCGCTGGCGCTGGCCTGCCTGCCGCTGGGCCTGTACCAGGGATTCTCGCCCACGACGCTGCTCGTCTTTGCGTTCGCGATCGGCAGCCTGCAATTCTGCATGTATCCGCTTGGGGCCGGCCTGGCCAACGAACGGATCGCCCCGCACCTGCGCGTGCCGCTGGCGGGCCTGCTGCTGACCGTGTTCGGCGTCGGCTCCTGCCTCGGGCCGCTGCTGGCCGGTGCACTGATGTCGCTGGCAGGCGCGCCCAGCCTGTATTGCTTCCTGGCCGCGTGCGCCGCCGGGCTGGCGGTATTCATGGGGCAGGCGCGGGTGGTCGGCGCGCAGCCCGACAGGGCTTGACCGACAGCGGTTTTTCGCAGCGTCGAATGACGTTTCGCATCGTGAAATATGGCGCTTCGCTTTTTGGCGGCATCCTTACCGTTCCGTAAAAGATCTTGCCGCATTATGAAACGAGTGATCCAAGTAGATGATTTTAAAGGATTAAAAAGCTTCACTTCAACTCTTATATAAGACATGAGACTCGAGTGCGCCTGCCGTAAGATGTATCCAACGGCCCGGCATTCGGCAGCGCTGCCGACAGCGACGGGAAGCAAATTTCGATACCAGCCTCAGGAGCCTTACCATGTCCCAATACCAGAACGATATCCAGTCCATCACCGCCCTGAAACAGCAGGAAGGCAGCGGCTGGAATGCCATCAATCCCGAGTCCGCCGCACGCATGCGTGCGCAGAACCGCTTCAAGACGGGCCTGGACATCGCCCGCTACACGGCCGGCATCATGCGCCGCGACATGGCCGCCTACGATGCCGATTCCAGCAAGTACACGCAGTCACTCGGCTGCTGGCACGGCTTCATCGGCCAGCAGAAGCTCATCTCCATCAAGAAGCACTTCAACAGCACCGATCGCCGCTACCTGTACCTGTCGGGCTGGATGATCGCCGCGCTGCGCTCGGAATTCGGCCCGCTGCCGGACCAGTCGATGCATGAAAAGACTGCCGTGCCCGCGCTGATCCGCGAGCTGTACACCTTCCTGCGCCAGGCCGATGCGCGCGAACTGGGCGGCCTGTTCCGCCAGCTCGACGCTGCCGAAGGCCCGGCCCGCGCCGCGATCCAGGAAAAGATCGACAACTTCGTCACCCACGTGGTGCCGATCATCGCCGACATCGACGCCGGCTTCGGCAACGCCGAGGCGACGTACCTGCTGGCCAAGCAGATGATCGAGGCGGGCGCCTGCTGCATCCAGCTCGAGAACCAGGTCTCCGACGAGAAGCAGTGCGGCCACCAGGACGGCAAGGTCACCGTGCCGCACGAGGACTTCCTGGCCAAGATCCGCGCCGTGCGCTATGCCTTCCTGGAGCTGGGCGTGGACGATGGCGTCATCGTGGCGCGCACCGACTCGCTGGGCGCCGGCCTGACGAAGCAGATCGCCTACACCCGCGAACCGGGCGACCTGGGCGACCAGTACAACAGCTTCCTGGACGTGGAAGAAATCCCGGCCGACCAGCTGGCCAACGGCGACGTGGTGATCAAGCGCGAGGGCAAGCTGCTGCGCCCGAAACGCCTGCCGAGCAACCTGTTCCAGTTCCGCGAAGGCACCGGCGAGGCGCGCTGCGTGCTCGACTGCATCACCTCGCTGCAGAACGGCGCCGACCTGCTGTGGATCGAAACCGAGAAGCCGCACATCGCGCAGATCGGCGGCATGGTCAAGGAAATCCGCAAGGTGATCCCGAACGCCAAGCTGGTGTACAACAACAGCCCGTCGTTCAACTGGACGCTGAACTTCCGCCAGCAGGTGTTCGACGGCATGAAGGAACGCGGCGAAGACGTGTCGGCCTACGAACGCTCGCAGCTGATGAGCGCCGAGTACGACGCGACCGAACTGGCGCGCGAAGCCGACGAGCGCATCCGCACCTTCCAGGCCGACGCGGCCCGCGAGGCAGGCATCTTCCACCACCTGATCACGCTGCCGACGTACCACACGGCCGCGCTGTCGACCGACAACCTGGCCAAGGAATACTTCGGCGAGCAGGGCATGCTGGGCTACGTGGCCGGCGTGCAGCGCAAGGAAATCCGCCAGGGCATCGCCTGCGTGAAGCACCAGAACATGTCCGGTTCCGACATCGGCGACGACCACAAGGAATACTTCAGCGGCGAAGCGGCGCTGAAGGCTTCGGGCAAGCTCAATACGATGAACCAGTTCTGACCGATCGCGGGGCCGCTGCGTCAACAGCGGCCCTGTTGCCATCCACGGCGTGCGTGCATGCTCCTCCGCGAACGCCGTGCCATACAGCCTGCCGGCAGTGCCAGCGATGTGGGGTCGCCGGCGCAGCCATCGGGTACCTGCGTGGAGCGCTCACTCCGCGCTTTCGGCGCCGTCGCCCTGCCTGGGCACGGCGCCCTTTTCGTTTCCGGGCAGCCCTTGCGCCGGATCGCATGAAAACACAAGGTATAATCCCGCGCTGGGCGCGCCACGACAGTGCACTGCTTGCCGGTCCGGATGATATCCGTCGATGCGCGGGCACCCCCGCAAGCCTCCCGATGAGCAAGACATGAAGCCCTGTCCGGACAGGGCTTTTCTGTTTCCCCGCCGCCGCATGGCTGAGCCGCCGCACCGACATCAATCATCAGCACCAACTGGAATTCGCATGGAAATCAAGGTCAACTTTCTCGACAAGCTTCGCCTGGAAGCGAAGTTCGACGACTTCACGGTCATCGCCGACCAGCCGATCCGCTACAAGGGCGACGGCTCGGCGCCGGGCCCGTTCGATTACTTCCTGGCGTCGTCGGCCCTGTGCGCCGCCTACTTCGTGAAGCTGTACTGCGATACCCGCAATATCCCCACCGAGCATATCCGGCTGTCGCAGAACAATATCGTCGACCCCGAGAACCGCTACCAGCAGATCTTCAAGATCCAGGTCGAGCTGCCGCCCGATATCTCGGAAAAGGACCGCCAGGGCATCCTGCGCTCGATCGACCGCTGCACGGTGAAGAAGGTGGTGCAGCAGGGGCCGGAGTTCGTGATCGAGGAAGTGGAAAACCTCGACGCCGACGCGCAGGCGCTGCTGACGCTGAAGCCGGAAGGCAGCACCTTTATTCCCGGCAAGGACCTGCCGCTGGAACAGACGATCGCCAACATGTCCGGGCTGCTGGCCGGCCTGGGCATCAAGATCGAAATCGCCTCGTGGCGCAATATCGTGCCCAACGTCTGGTCGCTGCATATCCGCGACGCGCATTCGCCGATGTGCTTCACGAACGGCAAGGGCGCCACGAAGGAAAGCGCGCTGGCCTCGGCCCTGGGCGAATACATCGAGCGCCTGAACAACAATCACTTCTACGCCGGCGCGTTCTGGGGCGAGGACATCGCCAACGCGCCCTTCGTGCATTACCCGAACGAGCGCTGGTTCAAGCCCGGCCGGAAGGGCGCGCTGCCGCCCGAGATCCTCGACGACTACTGCCGGGAGATCTACGACCCCGACGGCGAGCTGCTGGGCACCCACCTGTACGACACCAATTCCGGCAACGTGGAGCGCGGCATCTGCTCGCTGCCGTTCGTGCGGCAGTCCGATGGCGCGACCGTGTATTTCCCGTCGAACCTCGTGGAAAACCTGTACGCCAGCAATGGCATGAGCGCCGGTAACACGCTGGCCGAGGCCCAGGTGCAGTGCCTGTCCGAGATCTTCGAGCGGGCCGTGAAGCGCGAGATCCTCGAAGGCGAGATCGCCTTGCCCGACGTGCCGCAGGAAGTGCTGGCCAGGTATCCCGCCATCGTGGCCGGCATCCGCGGCCTGGAGGAGCAGGGCTTCCCCGTGCTGGTCAAGGACGCGTCGCTGGGCGGCGTGTACCCGGTCATGTGCGTAACCCTGATGAATCCGCGCACCGGCGGCGTGTTCGCCTCGTTCGGCGCACATCCCAGCTTCGAGGTGGCGCTGGAGCGCAGCCTGACGGAATTGCTCCAGGGCCGCAGCTTCGAAGGCTTGAACGACCTGCCGGCGCCCACCTTCGCCAGCGAGGCGGTGCAGGAACCCTACAACTTCGTCGAGCACTTCATCGATTCGAGCGGCGTGGTGTCCTGGCGCTTCTTCAGCGCCAGGGCCGACTACGACTTCGTCGAATGGGATTTTTCGGGGCACGGCGAGGATTCGAACGCCCAGGAAGCGGCAACGCTGCTGGGCATGCTCGAAGAAGCCGGCAAGGAAGTCTACATGGCCGTGTACGACGAACTGGGGGCCACGGCCTGCCGCATCCTCGTGCCCGGTTATTCCGAGGTGTATCCGGTCGAAGACCTGGTGTGGGACAACACCAACAAGTCGCTGCTGTTCCGTGAAGACATCCTGAACCTGCACCGCCTCGATGACGAGCGCCTGGCCGATCTGCTCGACCGCCTGGAAAACAACGAGCTGGACGAGTACTCCGACATCGCCACCCTGATCGGCATCGAATTCGACGAGAACACGGACTGGGGCCAGTTGACGGTGCTGGAATTGCGCCTCCTGATCAACCTCGCCCTGAAGCGCTTCGAGGAAGCCCGCGAGCTGGTCGGCGCCTTCCTGCAATATAACGACAACACCGTGGAACGCCGCCTGTTCTACCAGGCGCTGAACGTGGTGCTGGAAGTGACCCTCGACGATGAGCTGGAAATGGCCGACTACGAGGCCAACTTCCGCCGCATGTTCGGCAACCCGCGCATGGACGCGGCGCTCGGTTCCATCGACGGCACCGTGCGCTTTCATGGGCTCACGCCGACCAGCATGGCGCTGGAAGGGCTGGACCGCCACCATCGCCTGATCGACAGCTACCGCAAACTGCACGTGGCGCGCGCCGCCGCGGCCGGGAGAAAGCAATGACCGTCTTCGCCATGCCCGTGTTCGACGCCACCGTCGTCTTCGAGGGCCAGGAACTGTTCAAGGGCCGCGGCGCGGCCAGCATGTGGGCCGAGAAGCTGGCCGCCGAGCTGGGCAGCCCCGTCACCGTCGAAAAGATCGGCACGGGCTGGGCCCTGTGCGGCAATGTGGACGGTACCGACTGCCGCTGGGGCATTCTCGGGCAGCGCCTGAAGCGGATGGAGTAGGAGATTCATTCCGGCCTGGAGGCTGCCCAGGCAGGGACAGGCCGATTGATGCGGGGTTGACACACCTATCCACCGCCTCACGCAACTAAAGTTGCGGTATGGAATCATTGGTGTTACTGTTGGTCTCGTCGGAACAGCCCAGCAAGCGCATTCCGACGCCGTAGTGCGCCCGCACGCGCAGGATGGCCGGCATCCGATGCCGCGCACATCGACCTCCCGAACCGCTCGCACCCGCGACCCATCGTTCGTTCCCGACACCTCTGCATAGAGCCATCCGCTGGACGATGAACGCCATGCCACAACCCGACTTTCCGACCCTTGGCGCCATCTGGTCGACAGGCGCCGACGGCGCCTTCCGTTCCCTGCACGAACACCATCCCGGCCTGCTCGGCGCGGCTGCTGGGCAACGGCTGGTGGACTGGCTGGCGAACGAACGCCTGCGGGCAGACTCCGTTCACGTTGCCGCGCTGGGCGCCGCGCTCGCGGCGGGCGAGGCGTTCCAGCAGCCATTGCGGCTGGTCGCGGTGGACGGGCATGTCCGCCATCTGCTCGTGACGGGGATTCCGGCGGGCGAGGGCACCGTGTGCTTCAGCGGCGCGATCATCGACCTGACGGCGCACCAGCACGCGCTCGACGGGGCACGGCGCAGCGCCGCCGAACACCGCCTGATCATCGACCATAGCGACGACCTGATCGCGCACTGCGGAGCGGACGGGCGCTACCTGCACATCTCTGCTTCGTACACCCGCCTGTTCGGATGGCGGCCGGAACAGATGATCGGCCGGCCCGTCATCGATTTCCTGCATCCGGACGACCAGGGTGCCGCGCGCGCCGCGCTCGAGTATCTGGTCACCCCTGAAGCCAGGCCGCTCGTGACCGAGGTGCGCAAGCGCAGCGCCAGCGGCGAATACATACAGCTCAGCACGAAGACCTGCCCCATCTTCGACCCGGCCGACGGCCGCAGTCTCGGCATGGTACTGGTTTCCCGCGACATCACCGAAGAGCAGGAGATGCGGCGCCAGCTGCAGGCCATGGCGCGCGACAAGCTGGCGCTGGTGGAGAGCATCAACGACGGGTTCTTTTCCGTGAATGCCGACTGGGTCATCACCTACTGCAACCAGCGGGCGGCGGCGTTCGTGGGCGCCGGTCGCGAAGCGGTACTGGGCAAGCGCGTCTGGGATGTGGCTCCCGGGCTCGCCGAATCCGTCGTCGGCGCAAACCTGCGGCAGGCGATGGCCACGCGCCAGAGCATCAGTTTCGAGGAATTCTACGAGCCCAACGGCGTCTGGCTGAGCGAGCGGATCTATGCGTATGCGGATGGCCTGTCGGTGTTCTTCCACGATATCTCCGAGCGCAAGGTCGCGGAAGCGAAGCTCGAAGAGCTGGCCACCCGCGACAGCCTGACGGGATTGCCGAACCGGGCGTGGATCAACGAGCGCATCGATGCGATGCTGGCCTCGCCCGAGAGCCGGGCGCTGACCACGGTCTTCTTCATCGACCTGAACCGCTTCAAGGAGATCAACGATTCAATGGGCCATGCCACGGGCGATATCCTGCTGCGGCAGGTCAGCGAACGGCTCAAGAAATGCATGCGCCCCGGCGACGCGGTGGCGCGCCTGGGGGGCGACGAATTCGTCGTCGCGGCAAGCTGCGTGGGCCGTGAAGCCGCGACGGCGATCGCGCAGCGGCTGCTGACGGCCTTGCGGGCACCGTTCCACGCCGACGGCCTCGAAATGTCGATCGGCGCCTCGATCGGCATCTGCCAGGCCTCGGGCGACGCGGCAAGCACGCAGCAGCTGTTCCAGAGCGCGGACACCGCGATGTACAAGGCCAAGGCGGCCGGCACCGGCTCGTTCGAATTCTTCGAGCCGTCGATGTGCGCCGAGGCGAAGCGGCGGCTGCAGCTGGAGATGGCCCTGAACCGGGCGCTGGACCTGCAACAGTTCCAGGTGCATTACCAGCCGCGGATCGACCTGCGCCGCAGGCGCGTGCTCGGCATGGAAGCGCTGCTGCGCTGGCACCATCCGGAACTGGGCCACGTCTCGCCGCTCGAATTCATTCCGCTGGCGGAGGAGCGCGGCCAGATCGAGGCCATCGGGGCCTGGGTGCTCGGCGAGGCATGCCGCAGCCTCAAGCGCCTCGAGGAGCGTTTCGGGCTCGGGCTCAGCGTGTCCATCAACGTCTCGGCGCGCCAGCTGCGCTCCTGCGCCTTTGCAGACCAGGTGCTGCATGCGGTGAACGGGGCGGGGCTGTCGCCGGGCTCCGTCGAACTGGAAGTGACGGAAAGCGCGCTGATCGTCGACCTGGCGCAGTCGGCCGAGACGCTGCTCGGGCTGAAGCAGCAGGGCATCAAGCTGTCGCTGGACGATTTCGGCACCGGCTACTCGAGCATGTCCTACCTCCGGCAACTGCCGGTGGACGTGCTCAAGCTCGACCGTACTTTCGTCAACCAGGATGTGAACGACCTGGGTCTCGTATCGGCAATGATCGACATGGCGCATGCGCTCGATCTTTCCGTGGTGGCGGAAGGGATCGAAAGCGTGGAGCTCATGGAAAAGCTGCAAGCGATCGGTTGCGACGAAGGGCAGGGATACCTGTTCGCGAAACCGATGCCGCTTGCCGACATCGAACGGTACCTGGCCGAGGTCGGGGAAAGCGCGCGCTGACTGGTGGCCGGCGGCTCCGCGCGCTATGCGGACCTGCTTCGCGGGTGCCACGCGCGCGGCCGGAAAGCGGCGCGGCGGACCGGCGCGCTGGCCACGCGCCAGCCCAGCCACGCCATCGGACCGAAGGCGAGATTGAGGTCGAGGACCTGGAACCAGAAGGGCGCGTCGAGCACCAGCACGCTGGCGATGCCGGCCGACAGGAAGGTGAAGCCGATGGCGAGCGCGCTGATGAGCCCATGGCCCGGCGCCAGCCGCGCCGCCACCGCGGCACCGGCAAAGGCCCCGGCGGCATGCGCGGCGAGCAGGGCCGGATAGGCCATCGAGCCCGGCACGGCCATCGCCGCGATGAAGCGTTCGGCCAGCAGGCTGCCTTCCTCGGGCAGCGGCAGCGGCAGGCCGGCCATGGCGAGGATCGCCGCGCCGACGGCGAGGCCCGCGCAGCAACCCGCGATGAAGGCGAGAAGGGTGGAGAGCAATTGGCGCATGGGCATCCTCAGTCAATTCTTGTAGCGTGGTTCGGTTGCACGCTACAGGGTGAATATGTCCGGCGTATGACTTGAGGAAGCGGCGGCACGCCAAGGAAGCACCCGGATTCTCCAGTCCCGTGCATCCCAGGTATCCACCAAAGCAATACCCCCGACAGCGCAAAGTGATTGACGCGAAGGATGGCGGTTAATAATATAACCGTAATTCTGATTTTACTTAGAAGCGTCCAAACACTCATCAGCAAAGGGCTTCCCATGCGTTTCTCCGTCTTCCTCAACGCGCGCACGATGCGTGCCGACGCCGACAAGCAACTGATCACCGACCTGGAGGAGCACGCCCTGCTGGCCGGCGAACTGGGCTTCGACGCCATCTTCCTGCCCGACCACCATTTCAACGGCTACATGCCGGTGGCCAGCGACAGCTACATGTTCGCCTCCTACCTGGCGGCCAAGCTGCCGGACATGCATTTCGGCTTTTCCGTCACGTCGGTGCCGCTGCACCACCCGGTGCGTTTCGTCGAACGCATCAACATCCTCGACCACCTGACGAAGGGCAAGCTGCTGGTCGGCATCGGCTCGGGCACCACGCCGGAAGAGATGATCGGCTTCGGCGTGAACTACAAGGATGCCGGCCGCATCGCCGAGGAAAACCTGCAGGCGGCCGAAGCGCTGTGGAACAAGACGGTCGATGACGCGCCGGTCGAGCTGGATGGCTTCCACAAGGGCCGCGTGCTGCAGCGCATCGCGCCGGCGCCGTATGGCGAAAAGCATGCGCGGCTGATGCCGGTGGCGATGAAGGAAAGCAGCACCACGCGCGCGGCCGTCAACGGCTGGCCGGCCTTTATCCCCGCGTTCACGCCGCCGAAGATCGGCGGCACGGAACCGCTCAGCCACGTCAAAAAATACTTCCGCAGCTACCACGAGCAGCTGCTGGCCGCCGGCCACCCGGCCGACACGGTGGCCGATGCGCTGTCGTGGACCACGCACAGCTACCAGTGCGTGCACCTGGCGCCCACCGACGAACAGGCGCACAAGGAAGTGCTGGAAATCCTGACCTCGTACCAGGAAGCCATCGAACGCGAGGCGGCCTTCAACGCCAGGGCCGAAGCGGACGAGGCAAACCGGAAGACCGACCGCACGAACAACGCGCTGACCGAGGAATGGATGGCCACCTGGTGCCTGTACGGCAGCCCGGAAACCGTGATCGGGAAACTGCGGGACTACCAGGAAGTCGGCATCGGCAATATCCTGTGCGGCACGGTGACCGGCCCGTTGACGGAAAAGCGCCTGGCCTATGCGAACCAGACGCTGCGCCTGCTGGCCGAACACGTGCTGCCAGCCTTCAAGTGACGCGCCGCCTGCCGTGGAGAACACCATGACGAGAGAGCTGACCATCGACGAGATGGCGACGCTGACCGCCGGCGCGACGATGTGGACCACGCCGGCCATCCTTGACGCCGGCATTCCCTCGCTGGCGATGGCGGACGGGCCGATGGGCGTGGCCGGCGCGCGGATCGACGAGCGTGACGTCTCGCTGCTCACGCCGGCGCCCATCGCGCTGGGCGCGAGCTGGGACCCGGCGCTGGTGCAAAGGGTAGGGCGGCTGGTCGGCGGCGAGGCGATCCGCCGCAAT contains:
- a CDS encoding EAL domain-containing protein, translated to MPQPDFPTLGAIWSTGADGAFRSLHEHHPGLLGAAAGQRLVDWLANERLRADSVHVAALGAALAAGEAFQQPLRLVAVDGHVRHLLVTGIPAGEGTVCFSGAIIDLTAHQHALDGARRSAAEHRLIIDHSDDLIAHCGADGRYLHISASYTRLFGWRPEQMIGRPVIDFLHPDDQGAARAALEYLVTPEARPLVTEVRKRSASGEYIQLSTKTCPIFDPADGRSLGMVLVSRDITEEQEMRRQLQAMARDKLALVESINDGFFSVNADWVITYCNQRAAAFVGAGREAVLGKRVWDVAPGLAESVVGANLRQAMATRQSISFEEFYEPNGVWLSERIYAYADGLSVFFHDISERKVAEAKLEELATRDSLTGLPNRAWINERIDAMLASPESRALTTVFFIDLNRFKEINDSMGHATGDILLRQVSERLKKCMRPGDAVARLGGDEFVVAASCVGREAATAIAQRLLTALRAPFHADGLEMSIGASIGICQASGDAASTQQLFQSADTAMYKAKAAGTGSFEFFEPSMCAEAKRRLQLEMALNRALDLQQFQVHYQPRIDLRRRRVLGMEALLRWHHPELGHVSPLEFIPLAEERGQIEAIGAWVLGEACRSLKRLEERFGLGLSVSINVSARQLRSCAFADQVLHAVNGAGLSPGSVELEVTESALIVDLAQSAETLLGLKQQGIKLSLDDFGTGYSSMSYLRQLPVDVLKLDRTFVNQDVNDLGLVSAMIDMAHALDLSVVAEGIESVELMEKLQAIGCDEGQGYLFAKPMPLADIERYLAEVGESAR
- a CDS encoding OsmC domain/YcaO domain-containing protein; translated protein: MEIKVNFLDKLRLEAKFDDFTVIADQPIRYKGDGSAPGPFDYFLASSALCAAYFVKLYCDTRNIPTEHIRLSQNNIVDPENRYQQIFKIQVELPPDISEKDRQGILRSIDRCTVKKVVQQGPEFVIEEVENLDADAQALLTLKPEGSTFIPGKDLPLEQTIANMSGLLAGLGIKIEIASWRNIVPNVWSLHIRDAHSPMCFTNGKGATKESALASALGEYIERLNNNHFYAGAFWGEDIANAPFVHYPNERWFKPGRKGALPPEILDDYCREIYDPDGELLGTHLYDTNSGNVERGICSLPFVRQSDGATVYFPSNLVENLYASNGMSAGNTLAEAQVQCLSEIFERAVKREILEGEIALPDVPQEVLARYPAIVAGIRGLEEQGFPVLVKDASLGGVYPVMCVTLMNPRTGGVFASFGAHPSFEVALERSLTELLQGRSFEGLNDLPAPTFASEAVQEPYNFVEHFIDSSGVVSWRFFSARADYDFVEWDFSGHGEDSNAQEAATLLGMLEEAGKEVYMAVYDELGATACRILVPGYSEVYPVEDLVWDNTNKSLLFREDILNLHRLDDERLADLLDRLENNELDEYSDIATLIGIEFDENTDWGQLTVLELRLLINLALKRFEEARELVGAFLQYNDNTVERRLFYQALNVVLEVTLDDELEMADYEANFRRMFGNPRMDAALGSIDGTVRFHGLTPTSMALEGLDRHHRLIDSYRKLHVARAAAAGRKQ
- a CDS encoding LLM class flavin-dependent oxidoreductase; its protein translation is MRFSVFLNARTMRADADKQLITDLEEHALLAGELGFDAIFLPDHHFNGYMPVASDSYMFASYLAAKLPDMHFGFSVTSVPLHHPVRFVERINILDHLTKGKLLVGIGSGTTPEEMIGFGVNYKDAGRIAEENLQAAEALWNKTVDDAPVELDGFHKGRVLQRIAPAPYGEKHARLMPVAMKESSTTRAAVNGWPAFIPAFTPPKIGGTEPLSHVKKYFRSYHEQLLAAGHPADTVADALSWTTHSYQCVHLAPTDEQAHKEVLEILTSYQEAIEREAAFNARAEADEANRKTDRTNNALTEEWMATWCLYGSPETVIGKLRDYQEVGIGNILCGTVTGPLTEKRLAYANQTLRLLAEHVLPAFK
- a CDS encoding isocitrate lyase, whose amino-acid sequence is MSQYQNDIQSITALKQQEGSGWNAINPESAARMRAQNRFKTGLDIARYTAGIMRRDMAAYDADSSKYTQSLGCWHGFIGQQKLISIKKHFNSTDRRYLYLSGWMIAALRSEFGPLPDQSMHEKTAVPALIRELYTFLRQADARELGGLFRQLDAAEGPARAAIQEKIDNFVTHVVPIIADIDAGFGNAEATYLLAKQMIEAGACCIQLENQVSDEKQCGHQDGKVTVPHEDFLAKIRAVRYAFLELGVDDGVIVARTDSLGAGLTKQIAYTREPGDLGDQYNSFLDVEEIPADQLANGDVVIKREGKLLRPKRLPSNLFQFREGTGEARCVLDCITSLQNGADLLWIETEKPHIAQIGGMVKEIRKVIPNAKLVYNNSPSFNWTLNFRQQVFDGMKERGEDVSAYERSQLMSAEYDATELAREADERIRTFQADAAREAGIFHHLITLPTYHTAALSTDNLAKEYFGEQGMLGYVAGVQRKEIRQGIACVKHQNMSGSDIGDDHKEYFSGEAALKASGKLNTMNQF
- a CDS encoding MFS transporter, producing the protein MYGIAKTFGPLYLATLMMQVGATLLITFLALRASGAGADDFQVGALMAAHALGMVGGAGVGRLLIARLGHVRAYVASAGIILLAVLGHAASAALPLWLVLRVIVGVATICQWMVLESWLNDRADSRQRGTVLAIYMIATYGGMMLGQLAVGLDDAAGTYAYPAVALAFVLALVPLAITRAQPPSATASQRVPLGSLVRGLAQPLGTVFVSGTLNGSFFGLAALYAAHQGMDAAAVGRYLAFTVVAGLLAQLPLGWLSDRVCRVTLIRGIAVALALACLPLGLYQGFSPTTLLVFAFAIGSLQFCMYPLGAGLANERIAPHLRVPLAGLLLTVFGVGSCLGPLLAGALMSLAGAPSLYCFLAACAAGLAVFMGQARVVGAQPDRA